AGATGGGGGTGCTGAGTTTGATATCAAAGTATCTACGGTCGTTTATCAAAAAAATATAACTGAGATAAGGCTAAATACTTCAGAAAGTAGTGACGCTACAAATCTAAGCATAAAGGATACTTTAAATTTAGAGGCTGTTTATCTGCCAAACAAGGGAGATGATGACTACAAAGAGATAAGCTGGGCTTATAAGGTGATAAGAGAGGATAAATATAATAGTGAGGTTATGGTAGATAAGGTAGCAGGGGCGATAAATTTAAGCGAAGAGAAATTTAAAGGTAAAAAGATCACCTTTAGCCCAAAAGATGATATAAAAGATAAAGAGCTACTAAAAAGACTAAATCATGGCAACCATATCATAATGTTTTTTGCCTATCTAAGATTACCTGCGTTTAAGACTAAATTTGGAAAGACGCATATTAGAGTAGATATAAAAGCGCCTATCTATTTAAAATACTCTAATGGCAAGCTTTGTATATATGAGTTTGGGCATACTGATGCCACTATGTGCTTTGATACAAGCTTGTCTGGCGGTATCTTTGATAAAGAGAGCAAAGATGAGAAAGTAGAGCATATGCCTAAAGGGGTTTATTATATAAACTCAAATTTAAGCGGTGGCGATATAGATATATATGAAGATGATAAGCTAAGTGAGACATGCTACCAAAGCATAGATGGCAAAGATAGATCATATGTAGAGCCATGTAAAATTTATGTAAGAGATAGCAATATACAAAGAGTATCATCTACGAAAAGCGGAATAAATTTGATAGATAGTGAGAATAAAAATAGATTTATCCAAAAATTTAACGAAGTAAAACAAAGAGTTGGACTAGATAGCAAAGAGGTTAAGCTAGAAGTTGGGTAGGGGGGGCGATATCTTAAAAATATAAGTAGTGTGATGGAAAATTTATGATTATAGATTCAGACTTCATAAATATCTTGTCTTAAGCACTATTAAATATGTGAATTTTTTCAAGAGAAAAAATTGGAGTTTATGAAATTGGCCAGAAAGTGAGGCTTTGTTTTATATTTTAGCATTTGCAATAACAGACAAGCAAATTAACTAAATTTAACTTTCTATTACTGTTTTGGCTACTACTTTCCATTCGTGCATGAGCTTTTCAAGGCTAAATTTAGCATTTGCAGGGCTGGTTGATGGTAGTTTGATTACTTCATTTTTTGTCGCTTTTATGATCTCACCTTCTAAGTATTTTTTGCAAATTTCATAAGCCTTGCCGCCGTTTGCATAGACTTGCGTGATATTTGCTTCTTTAAATAATGGCTTTAAATTTACAGGTGCGATCTTGCTCATTTTTGCATCGCTTGAGCCCTCTATCTCGCATGATAGCGCTGCGTCATATATCGCGATGTGATGAGAGAGTAGAAATTTTATCTTTTCATCCGTGCTTTCTGGTACATCAGCATTTAAAATCCCAGCCAATACCCGCCAAAAGCGGTTTTGCGGATTTGTATAATAAAAGCCAAATTTACGAGAGATGACAGAGGGAAATGAGCCTAGGATCAAAATTTTAGAGTTTTTATCAAAAATGGGCTTAAAAGGGTGCGTTTGGCTCATTTTCCACCTTTTAAATTTGAAAATTTAGCCGCCAAAAAACGGCTAAATTTAATGAAATTTTCTCTTGCCGTTTAAATTTGGCAAGAGAAATTTAAATTTACTCAGCACTTTGCGCAGCTTCGCTGCTCTCTATCTCGTCGCTAAAGTCTGCTAGGCTTAGGCGTTTTAGCTGGCGGTAGCGTCTTTGCGCATCAGCTTTGTTTTTAGCTAGTAGCTCGTCTGCGTGCTCAGGGTTGGTCTTTTTAAGCGAGTTGTAGCGAACTTCGTTTAGCAGAAACTCTTCATAAAGCGACCAGTCTGGCTCTTTTGAGGTGATTTTGAGCGGATTTTGTCCCTCTTTTAAAAGGCGCGGATCGTATAGGTATGTCGGCCAGTATCCGCATTTTGTAGCGAGCTCGCCCTGGCCGCCTGACTGCGATAAGCCGCCTTTGATGCCGTGAGCGATGCACGGAGAGTAGGCGATGATGAGACTTGGGCCATCATACGCTTCGGCTGCTGTGATCGCTTTTATCACATTTGCTTGGCTCGCGTTTGAGTTGATCTGCGCTACAAAAATGTTGCCGTAAGTCATCGCGATGTAGCCAAGGTCCTTTTTCTGAGCCGGTTTGCCGCTAGCTGTAAATTGTGCTATCGAGCCTGCGCGGCTTGATTTTGAACTTTGGCCGCCAGTATTTGAATAAACTTCGGTGTCAAGCACTAGCACATTTACGTTCTCGCCGCTAGCTAGCACATGGTCAAGTCCGCCAAAGCCGATGTCATACGCCCAGCCGTCGCCGCCGATGATCCATTGCGACTTTTTGACGAGAAATTTCTTAAGCTCTAAAATTTCTTTTACGCCTGGCGCGTTTAAATTTTGCTCTAAAATAGGCAATAAATTTTTCGTGATCTCTTGCGTTTTAACGCCATCATTTTTGAAATTTATCCAGTCGTTGTAAAGCGCTGAAAGTGCGTTTGGTACGCTGTCTATGTTGTTTCTCATGATATCTTCGATGCGGTGGCGCATAGTCTCGATCGCTACGTTCATACCCATGCCAAACTCGGCGTTATCTTCAAATAGCGAATTTGCCCACGCAATGCCCTTGCCATCGTCATTTGTGGTGTACGGAGTAGATGGGGCTGAGCCGCCATATATCGAGCTACAACCAGTCGCGTTTGCAACGATCATGCGCTCACCAAAGAGCCTTGTAATAAGCGTGATATACGGAGTTTCGCCACATCCCGGGCAAGCGCCGTGGAATTCAAAGAGCGGCTTAGCAAAGCCAACACCTTTAACGCTCTCTTTGTTCATGAGATCGTCTTTGTAAGCGACCTTTTTAAATAGATAATCAGCGTTTTCTTGTTCGTTTTTGCCTAGCTCTTCTTCAAGCGGCACCATTACGAGCGATTTCTCCTTGCTTGGGCAGTTTTGCGCGCACAGCTCGCAGCCTGTGCAGTCTAGCGGGCTTACTTGGATCTTGTATTTTAGTCCCTTGACCTCTTTGCCTTTGGCTTCTAGGTTGTGCTCTTTTACGCCATCTGGGGCTGCACTAAGCTCGTTCTCGTCTATCAAAAATGGCCTGATTACAGCGTGTGGGCAGACAAATGCGCACTGGTTGCACTGGATGCAGTTTTGCTCGATCCATTTTGGCACCATGACGCCAACACCACGCTTCTCGTAAGCCGTCGTGCCAGCTTCAAAGTGGCCGTCTTCGTAGCCTATGAAGGCTGAGACTGGCAGGCTGTCACCGCGAGCTGCATTTATCGGTTTTACGACGTTTTCGATGAAGCTGTTGCCGATGTATTTTTCATCTTTTTGAGCGTCATCTGCTAAATTTGCCCACGCAGGATCAACTGACACCTTTATAAGCCCATTTGCGCCAACGTCGATAGCGTTGTAGTTCATCTGCACGATCGCTTCGCCTTTTTTAGCATAGGCTTTGTGAGCGTACTCTTTCATATATTTTTGCGCATCTTCAAATGGTATGATATCAGCAAGCTTGAAAAATGCCGACTGCATTATGGTATTTGTGCGGTTTTTAAGGCCGATATCGTGCGCTAGTTTGGTTGCGTTTATGATGTAGAAATTTATATTTTTGCTAGCTAAAATTTTCTTAACTTTATTTGGTAGCTTCGCTATGGTCTGCTCTGCGTCCCAGATAGAGTTTAATAAAAATGTGCCGTTTTCTCTGATGCCATCAATCACGTCGTAAATTTCAAGATATGCTGCGACTGAGCAGGCTACAAAGTGCGGGTTTGAGACGAGATATGTCGAGCGGATCGGCTTTTTGCCAAAGCGAAGGTGCGAGCGCGTGTAACCGCCCGATTTTTTACTATCGTAGGCAAAATATGCCTGTGCGTAAAGATCAGTCTTATCGCCGATGATCTTTATTGAGTTTTTGTTCGCGCCCACGGTGCCATCAGCGCCAAGGCCGTAAAATAAGCACTCTTTAACGCTCTCATCGCTTAGTGAAATTTTCTCTCCAGTTGGTAGCGACGTAAAAGTGACGTCATCAACGATACCCACCGTAAAGCCATTTTTTGGCTCGCTTTGGTTTAAATTTTCAAACACAGCTAGCATCTGCGCAGGATCGACGTCCTTTGAGCTTAGGCCGTATCTGCCGCCAACTATGATCGGGGCGTCCTTTTGGCCGTAAAATGCAGCTTTTATATCAAGATATAGCGGCTCGCCAAGACTGCCAGGCTCTTTTGTGCGGTCAAGAACGGCTATTTTTTTCACGCTCTTTGGCATCACATCAAATAGATACTTTGTGCTAAACGGGCGGTACAAATGCACCTTGATAATGCCCACTTTTTCGCCTTTTGCGTTTAGATAATCCATGACCTCTTCAAGAGTTTGCGTCACTGAGCCCATGGCTACGATGACACGTGTCGCTTCTGGGTCGCCGTAGTAGTTAAATGGCTTGTAGTCACGACCAGTGATCTTTGAAATTTCAGCTAGGTAGTTTGCCACGATGTCTGGCACCGCGTCATAAAAGCGGTTGCTTAGCTCTCTTGTTTGAAAGTAGATATCATCGTTTTGCGCTGTGCCTCTTGTTTTTGGGCTCTCTGGATTTAGTGCTTCGTCTCTAAATTTTTGTAGCGCCTCTCTATCAAGTAGCCTATCAAAGTGCGCGTAGTCCATCACTTCTACTTTTTGAATTTCATGGCTCGTTCTAAAGCCATCAAAGAAGTGTAAAAATGGCACGCGACCCTTGATCGCTGCTAAATGCGCCACACCAGCGATGTCCATCACCTCTTGCACTGAGCCACTTGCTAGCATAGCAAAGCCAGTTTGGCGACAGGCGTAGATATCTTGGTGGTCGCCAAATATTGAAAGTGCCTGCGCCGCTAGCGAGCGAGCTGAGACGTGGATGACGCCAGGGAGGAGCTGGCCTGCTATTTTATACATATTTGGAATTTTTAAAAGTAGGCCTTGAGAAGCTGTGTAGGTCGTAGTTAGCGCGCCAACTTGTAGCGAGCCATGTACCGTGCCAGCTGCGCCGCCCTCGCTTTGCATCTCGACTACTTTTACTGGCATACCAAATAAATTTTTCTTGCCCTGCGCTGCCCAAAGGTCAGTGTAGTCAGCCATAGGCGAGCTAGGAGTGATAGGGTAAATTCCAGCCACCTCTGTAAATGCGTACGATGCGTAAGCTGCGGCCTCGTTTCCATCCATAGTTTTCATTATTTTTGACATATTTCCGCCTTAAAATTATCTTAAAAATGGCTTTATTATAAGGAAATAATCCAAAATTTGTCATTAATCTCTATCATTAAAAAATTAAAATTTATAAATAACTAAGATGTAAGTCAAATTTTAATATTGTAGAGGCAAAGTAAAAAGGATGAAATTTTGATAAATATTCATAAAATAGCCTATCTAAGGGTTATCGCGTTAGCTTTTGCAGCTTTTATATTTAATACAACTGAGTTCGTGCCGGTACCGCTTTTAAGCGACATAGCAAAGGATTTTGGCATGAGTACGGCTGATACTGGGCTCATCATCACGATATATGCGTGGAGTGTGACGATACTCTCGCTACCATTTATGCTGTTAACTGCAAATTTAGAGCGAAGATCGCTACTCTTAAAGGTTTTTATCATTTTTGTGGCTTCTCACGCACTTTGCGCTCTTGCTTGGAATTTTACTGTTTTAGTCATAGCTCGCGTGCTAATAGCTATCTCACACGCCATATTTTGGTCGATCACTGCCTCGCTTGCTGTTAGGGTGGCACCTATCAATAAAAGCTCGCAAGCTCTGGGGCTTTTAGCGCTTGGCACATCGATGGCGATGATACTTGGTTTGCCGCTTGGTAGGATTTTAGGCGATAGCTTGGGCTGGCGTGTCACATTTGGGCTCATAGGGATCTTTGCTGTGGGCGTTGGTGCTTGGCTATATAAAATTTTGCCACTTTTGCCTAGCAAAAACTCAGGCTCGCTAAAGAGCTTGCCGGAGCTTGCAAGAAATGGCTTTTTGATGGTAGTATTTTTGCTAACTGCTATCGTTATCAGTGCGCATTTTAGCACTTATAGCTACATCGAGCCATTTGCTAAAGATATAAGCGGCTTTGATGGTAAATTTATCACCATATTTTTGCTTTTGTTTGGCGTCGCTGGCATCGTAGCAAGCTGGCTTTTCTCTAAATTTTATAAGCTCATACCAAATGCTTTTACAGCTACCTCAATAGCGATCATTTTAGCCTGCTTACTGACGTTAAATTTCATCGCTACAAATGAGAGCTTGATGCTTGCGCTTGCCTTTATCTGGGGGCTTGGCATAGCTGGGATAAATATGAGCTTTCAGATCAAGGTGCTAAGCTTAGCCTCAAATGCCACGGACGCTGCGATGGCGATATATTCAGCTATTTATAATATCGGCATAGGAGCTGGCGCGCTAATAGGCCATCAAACGATAGTTCATCTTGGCGAGCAAAATATCGGCAACGTTGGCAGCCTTTTTGCAGTGGCTGGGCTTGTCATTTTTTTCGTTGCGGCAATTAAATTTAAAAAGGCTAATTAAATTTAGCCTTTTTAAAAAACCAAAAACGTTACAAATTTCTACAAATAAGTGATAATAAATATCATAACTAAGAATAATTTTAGCTAAACTTTTTTATAATCGTTATCAGAAAACGAATAAATTTTAGGAGCTTGTTATGTCAGTTTTAGTTATCGGAGCAGATGAGATCACGCCTATTAAGGCTGTTTTGCATGATTTGGGAGCTGAAAAGATAGAGCACTGGGACGCTAGAAATGAAAACCGCGTAAATCGCAAGCCGATCCCACAAGATACTGAGTGCGTGGTGATGCTAACTAGCTTTTTAAATCACAACACGATGAAGACCATTAAAACTCAAGCAAAAAAGAGAAATATCCCTATCGTTTGTGCAAAAAGAAGCGTTAGTTGCGTATTTTGCGAGTATTGTAAGGTCTTTGGCCTAGATAAGGAATTTGGATGCAAAGAATAATCGATGAAGTTCGGGTTTTTATCAGATATTGGCGAAATAACTCCAAGTATTTTTGCAAAGCTTGACAAGTTTTCGCGTGCAAAAATTTTCATCGCACTTTATAATGTTGGCGTAGAAAGCGAGCTAAAGATCCCGCTTTCTTACGCTAAATTTCTAAATTTCAAAGATATTTTTGAGGCTAGGATAAATTTCTTGCTGCGTGAGAAATTTTTAAATTTCAAACCAGTTGATAGCTTTTGCATGCCTTCAAACATCATCATAAATGCTTATTTGAAAAATGACTTTAAAGCGTTGAAATTTGTAGCAAAAGAGCCAAAAATGGCAGCTGCAAAGATGATAAAGATGCTTTATAAAAGCGGGAAATTTGAGTTTTTCATTGACGCAGCGCAGATGTTTTGCCAGTTTGTTTATGATAAAATACGCCTCCGCCATCAGGACAAAGAGGTCGTGCTAAATGGCGGCGTCATCTCAGTCAAAAAAGATGGCAAAAATTTACTCAGCGTCATGCCAAGCTTTAAAAGGGTGAGCTTTGATGATATGAGAAATTTAAACGAGGACATCGATGCAGCCGTTTGCGCGCTTGGTAGTGAGTGCGAGATGGTTTATATCGTCTGCCCTAGAAATGAGGAATTTAGGCGGCACGTTGAGGTTAGACACTGCTTTGCAAGAGGGTGCATAAAGCTCGTGCCTTATACGATTATTAGTAAAATTTTTTAAAAAGGATAAAAATGATAGGTATAGTTTATGGAAGTAGCATGGGAAATACCGAAGATGCAGCAAAGCTTATAAGCGAGGGTTTGGGGCTTGAAAACGAGCTTTTAAACGTCTCTGACGTGGATGCAGCGAAGCTAAATGGCTTTGATAAGCTCATTCTTGGCACATCGACCTGGGGCAGTGGCGACCTGCAAGACGACTGGGACGCATTTGACTTTAAAGCGTTAAATTTAAGTGGCAAAACGGTCGCTGTTTTTGGCATGGGCGATAGCGAGAGCTACTCAGATGAGTACTGTAACGGCATGGCAAAGCTTTACGATGAGGTCGTAAAAGCAGGCGCAAAGATAGTGGGCGAGGTTAGCACTGATGGATATACATTTGATGGCTCTGATGCCGTAAGAGGCGGTAAATTTGTAGGTCTAGCGCTTGATGCTGATAACCAAAGTGACAAGACAGAGGGTAGAATTTCAGCTTGGATCGAGCAGATAAAACCATATTTTGCGTAATAAATTTAGCTAGATCTTCTAGCTAAATTTATATATCCATAGCCGAGATAAAGCTTTTTATCCTCTCATTTTGGCTATTAAAAAACTCATCTACTAAGCCATCAAACGCGATCACGCCTTTATCTAAAAACAAAATTCTATCAGCTATCTTTCTAGCAAAATTCATATTATGAGTGACGATGATCATAGACTTTTTCTCTTTTGCAAGAGATAAGATGACCTTTAAAACTTCAGCCTCAAGCTCTGGATCTAGCGCACTTGTAGGCTCGTCAAGCAGTAAAAAGTATGGATTTACAGCTAGTGCTCTAGCGATGGCTACACGCTGTGCTTGTCCGCCTGAGAGCCTGTTTGGATAGGTATCTTCTTTGTGGCTAAGCCCTACTTTGGCTAAAAGCTCTTTTGCCTCTTTTATCGCCTCGTTTTTATCCTTTTTTTGAACGTAGATCGGAGCTTCGGTGACATTTTGAAGCGCTGTTAGGTGCGGGAAGAGGTTGAAGCTTTGAAAGACCATGCCTGTTTTTTTGCGAATTTCTAAAAGCTCTTTTGAGCTAAGCTTCTCTTTAAAATTTACACTCCTACCATCTACCTCTAAAGTGCCACTTTGTGGGATCTCAAGTAAATTTATGCATCTAAGAAGCGTTGATTTGCCACAACCAGATGAGCCAACTATCACGGTTGTTTGCCCCTCTTTAAAGCTTGTATTTATGTTATCTAGCACCAAATGATCGCCGTAAGATTTGCTTATATTTTTAAAATTTATAGCCATTAGACATACCTTGAGACAGCTTTTTCAAGCCTTGATTGAAGATAGGTTAAAAGTGTGCAAACCACTAGATAGATGAGTGCTGCTAGGATGTAGAGGATGAGTGGCTCAAAGGTTCTTGCTGCGATCCTTTGAGCGACCATAAACATATCTACCATCGTTATAGAAGCTGCTAGTGAAGTGTCTTTAACAAGGCCTATAAATGTGTTTGAAAGCGGAGGGAGTGAGATCCTCACTGCTTGAGGTGCAATGATACGCTTTAAAATTTGATAGTGCGTCATGCCAAGCGATGTGGCCGCCTCCCACTGACCTTTTGGCACAGAAAGTATGGCAGCCCTTACAGACTCAGACGCATAAGCGCCCACGTTTAGGCTAAATGCGATAGTAGCAGCACTCCAAGTATCAAGCGTGACACCGATGCTAGGAAGCCCGTAAAATACGATGAAAAGCTGCACAAGAAGCGGTGTGCCGCGAAATATCCAAACGTAGGTGGCAAATATAAATTTTAAAATTTTTATATTTGAAAGCCTCGCTACTGCTGTGATAATTGCGATGACAAGCCCTAACGAAAACGAGAGCAAAGTAAGTGGGATCGTCACTTTTAAAAGTGCGATGATCATCGGTAGCGTCGAGCTTGAAACAAGCTCGATCACTCTATCTAAATTTTCCATTTTTGCCTTGTTGGTTTATAAATTTATTTTGAGACGTCTTTGCCAAAGTAGCTTTTTGAGATGGCTTCTAGTTTGCCCTCTTTTGCAAGCTCAGTTAAAGCATTTGAAATTTGCTCTGCAAGCTCGGCGTTATCTTTCTTAACAGCTGCTGCTGTGTAGTCTTTCTCGTCAAGTGAGGCAGCTATCTTTACAGGTGCATTTGGACGCTCTTTTATGAAGTCGTAAAATACGATGTTATCTCTTACAACAGCATCTACACGCCTTGATATAAGAAGCTCCATACTTTTAGCAAAACTGTCTGTTACGACGTGCTCAGCACCGTATTTTACGGCTACTTTCGCCCAGTTGCTAGTTGCTGAGTCGGCATCTTTTTTGCCTTTTAGATCAGCAAAACTTTTAATGTCGTTATTGTCTTTTCTAGTGATGATAGCGCCAAATGTCACAGTATAAGGCACTGAAAAAGCATACTTTTTCTTTCTCTCATCAGTTATGCTTACTTGATTAAACACAACGTCTGCTTTGCCTGCGTCAAATGCTGCTAGCATCGCGTCCCATGGAGCTGTTAGAAACTCAATTTTTAAATTTAACTTTTGCGCCACAGCTCTTGCGATATCTACGTCGTATCCTATTAGCTCATTTTTGTCATTATAAAATGTAAAAGGCGCGTAAGTGCCTTCTGTTGCTACTGTTAGCACGCCATCTTTTATAGTTTTTGCTTGTAAATTTAAAGCCATTGCAAGCACTACTACTACTTTTAATAAATTTGTAAATTTCACTTTGATCCTTTATTTTGAAATATCTTTTCCAAAATATTTCATCGAAATTTCGCTTATCTTGCCTTCGGCTTTTAGCTCATCAAGCGCTTTGTTTATCGCTTCTAGTAGCTCGGTGTTGCCTTTTTTAAGAAGTGCAGCTGTTGGCATCGGCTCATTGCTAGTGTATGCGATCTTGAGCGGTGCATTTGGACGCTGCTTGATGTAGTCAAAAAATGTGACATTGTCATTTATCGTATCGTCAGCTCTTTTTGAGATGATAAGCTCCACGCCTTTGCTAAAGCCATCAGCCACGATCACTGTTGCACCGTTTTTCTCAGCTATCGCTGCCCAGTTACTAGTTGCAGAGTGCACGCTTCTTTTGCCTTTTAGATCAGCAAAACTTTTGATGTCGTTATTGTCTTTATGCACGACTATTACTGGATATGGCATGGTGTAAGGCACGCTCATATCATACTTTTTCTTTCTATCTTCGTTTATGCTAACTTGATTAAACACCACGTCCGCTTTGCCAGCGTCAAATGCCGCAAGCATCGCATCCCATGGGGCTGTTAGAAACTCGATCTTTAAATTTAGCTTCTTTGCAACAGCTTTTGCGATATCTACGTCATATCCTACTAGCTCGCCCTTTTCGTTATAAAATGAGTAAGGTGAGTAAGTGCCTTCAGTTGCAACTATAAGCTCGCCTTTTTTGATAGTTGAAGCATTTAAATTTAAAGCTAAAAAAGCACCTGCGATAAAGCCAAAAATGGGCTTAAAATTCATTGATTCTCCTTATTTAGAAATGTCTTTGCCGAAGTATTTAAGCGAAATTTCGCTTAAAACTCCTTCTTTGCTAAGCTCATTTAGGGCATTATTTATCTTATTTAGTAGCTCTTTGTTACCTTTTTTAACAATCGCAGCCGTATACATAGGCTCATCACCAGCTTCGATGATCTTTATAGGGGCATTTGGATGTTGTTTGATGTAGTCATAAAACATCACCGCATCATCTATCGTATCATCTGCTCTTTTTGTGATGATCAAATTTATCTGATCGCTCAAACTATCGGCCACAACTAGCTTGGCGCCATACTTTTCAACGGTTGGTATCCACATGCTATTTACTGAATGCACACTTTTTTTGCCTTTTAGATCAGCAAAACTTTTGATGTCGTTATTATCTTTATGCACGACGATGGCTGAGTAAGAGACCATATATGGCACGCTGTAGTCATACTTTTTCTTTCGCTCGTCGGTTATACTTACTTGGTTAAACACCACGTCCGCCTTGCCAGCGTCAAATGCCGCAAGCATCGCATCCCATGAAGCTTCGATAAATTTTGGCTTTACGCCTAGTTTTTTAGCCACGGCTCTTGCTATCTCTACATCATAGCCCATTAGCTCATCTTTTTCATTGTGAAATGAAAATGGCGAATAAACGCCTTCTGTTGCTATCCTTATGACGCCATCTTTTTTGATCTGCTCGTAAGAATTTGCCAAGGCAGAATTTAAAGAGAGCAAACAGCCAACTACGCAGAGCGCACCAAATTTAAAAGCACTAGAAAATTTCATACAAAACTCCTTATAGAAAAATAAAATCAATAACGGAATTTGCAAAAAAAGATAAATTTAAGATTTATGCAAATGTCAGTCGCAACTGCGACCTAGGTAATATTTTGGTGCTATTTTATCACAAAAATAAAATGGCGGCGGCTCACTCCGCTAAAAGTGAGACCGCTAGAGCTTTAACGCCCTTAAAATCAACCTTGCCGCTTGCAAGCGTTGGGATATCATCAACGATAAATATATAGCTTGGTATCATTATAGGAGCTAAGCTACTCTCTTTTAAAATTTGCTCGATATTTTCAGGCTCTGTGCCGCTTTTTACCAAAAGTGCGATCGCTTCGCCCTTTTTGCTATCTGGCACGTTTGCGCTACTAAATACAACATCGCCTCCAAGCACCTTTGCAAGCTCTTCTTCGACGCTTCCAAGGCTTATCATCTCGCCGCCTATCTTGGCAAATCTTGAGTATCTATCGACGATAAACACAAAGCCGTTTTCATCGATGTGGCCTTTATCGCCAGTTTTATAGTATCTTACGCCATCAATGTGCGTGATGACCTCGCTTGTTTTAGCTTCGTCGTTTAGGTAGCCCTTCATCATCTGCGATCCGCCGATGACGATGAGCCCGTCTGTGCCAGTTTCTAGCTCTTCAAGCGTCTCTGGATCGATTATCTTGATGATAGTGCCAGGCAGAGGCATGCCAACGCTGCCAGGTCTATTAAATGTAAGCTCTTTTAGGCTCTCTTTTTCTAGGATATTTGGCATATTTACAGCAGCTACTGGCGCAGTTTCGGTCGCGCCATATCCTTCATAAATTTCTATGCCAAATTTGAGCCTAAACTCGTCTTTTATCTCAGGTTTTAGCTTTTCAGCCCCAGCTACGACCATTCTGGCACTTTGAAACATCAGCGGATGAAGCTTTTTGTTTCTAGTGTAGAGCCTAAAGAACGTTGAGGTGCCAAAGATGATGCTAGCGCTGTGTCTTGCAGCCATTTTGCCGATAGTCGCTCCGTCTGTTGGGTCAGGTACGCTTACCATTTTTATGCCCTCGCAAAGCGGCATGAGCGTGGTGACTGTTAGTCCAAATGAGTGAAAAACAGGGAGTGAGTTTAAGATCACGTCATCTTTTTTGAAATTTAGAAGTTCGCTTATTTGCTTAATGTTTGCAAGTAAATTTTTATGGCTTAGCTCGATGCCTTTTGGCTCGCCCTCGCTGCCGCTACTAAATAAAATTGTAGCCGTGTCTTCTAAGCTTACACGCTTAAAATAGCAAAGCTTAATAAGCCAAACTGGAGCAAAAAACGCGGTTAAAAGCGCAAGAAATTTCTCTTTTTTTGAGACGCTAGCTGAGAGATCTTCTGCAAATTTAGCCTTGCCGCTCATCGCATCTTTTAGATCAAAGCCCTTAAGTACGAGCTT
This genomic stretch from Campylobacter concisus harbors:
- a CDS encoding amino acid ABC transporter ATP-binding protein, yielding MAINFKNISKSYGDHLVLDNINTSFKEGQTTVIVGSSGCGKSTLLRCINLLEIPQSGTLEVDGRSVNFKEKLSSKELLEIRKKTGMVFQSFNLFPHLTALQNVTEAPIYVQKKDKNEAIKEAKELLAKVGLSHKEDTYPNRLSGGQAQRVAIARALAVNPYFLLLDEPTSALDPELEAEVLKVILSLAKEKKSMIIVTHNMNFARKIADRILFLDKGVIAFDGLVDEFFNSQNERIKSFISAMDI
- a CDS encoding amino acid ABC transporter permease; the encoded protein is MENLDRVIELVSSSTLPMIIALLKVTIPLTLLSFSLGLVIAIITAVARLSNIKILKFIFATYVWIFRGTPLLVQLFIVFYGLPSIGVTLDTWSAATIAFSLNVGAYASESVRAAILSVPKGQWEAATSLGMTHYQILKRIIAPQAVRISLPPLSNTFIGLVKDTSLAASITMVDMFMVAQRIAARTFEPLILYILAALIYLVVCTLLTYLQSRLEKAVSRYV
- a CDS encoding amino acid ABC transporter substrate-binding protein; this translates as MKFTNLLKVVVVLAMALNLQAKTIKDGVLTVATEGTYAPFTFYNDKNELIGYDVDIARAVAQKLNLKIEFLTAPWDAMLAAFDAGKADVVFNQVSITDERKKKYAFSVPYTVTFGAIITRKDNNDIKSFADLKGKKDADSATSNWAKVAVKYGAEHVVTDSFAKSMELLISRRVDAVVRDNIVFYDFIKERPNAPVKIAASLDEKDYTAAAVKKDNAELAEQISNALTELAKEGKLEAISKSYFGKDVSK
- a CDS encoding amino acid ABC transporter substrate-binding protein — its product is MNFKPIFGFIAGAFLALNLNASTIKKGELIVATEGTYSPYSFYNEKGELVGYDVDIAKAVAKKLNLKIEFLTAPWDAMLAAFDAGKADVVFNQVSINEDRKKKYDMSVPYTMPYPVIVVHKDNNDIKSFADLKGKRSVHSATSNWAAIAEKNGATVIVADGFSKGVELIISKRADDTINDNVTFFDYIKQRPNAPLKIAYTSNEPMPTAALLKKGNTELLEAINKALDELKAEGKISEISMKYFGKDISK
- a CDS encoding amino acid ABC transporter substrate-binding protein, with product MKFSSAFKFGALCVVGCLLSLNSALANSYEQIKKDGVIRIATEGVYSPFSFHNEKDELMGYDVEIARAVAKKLGVKPKFIEASWDAMLAAFDAGKADVVFNQVSITDERKKKYDYSVPYMVSYSAIVVHKDNNDIKSFADLKGKKSVHSVNSMWIPTVEKYGAKLVVADSLSDQINLIITKRADDTIDDAVMFYDYIKQHPNAPIKIIEAGDEPMYTAAIVKKGNKELLNKINNALNELSKEGVLSEISLKYFGKDISK